From Spirochaetota bacterium, the proteins below share one genomic window:
- the tilS gene encoding tRNA lysidine(34) synthetase TilS, whose amino-acid sequence MTNIIKLTHLLVEIFKQSSPSSKIALAVSGGKDSMFLLHVCTTISKNIIVFHVNHQTRLECKHESEAINTYCKNLGIEFQELTAVALSLNMADFENNARKERYRLFTEAANMRHITKILTAHHKDDLIETVFLKILRGSLNIFIPHKRVLDNISSLEIIRPMLFISKEEIESYIKENDILYIEDSSNKNTIYLRNFLRLNIIPLLKQKINGFDNKIISLSESRVEEEDFLCSYTKKKESELFHNNKCSVQQFLQEHVIIQKRLIQYKIIHAFGVSISRSQLLKIIIMLQDNQDHSIVLYSSSGGEILKEQGKIVIILKNQYKMLEKKSFIIHTKVISLELLEWKIKQVVGYGLFYMIEDELFLRSPYVGERISWNEGTKTMRQILKDKKVPLSQRSLAQVIIKNDLVVGLCAYNFVYIIPSVRAVDSQLGLYIESL is encoded by the coding sequence ATGACAAATATTATAAAACTTACTCATCTATTAGTAGAGATTTTTAAACAGAGTTCACCTTCTTCCAAAATAGCTCTTGCTGTTTCTGGGGGGAAGGATTCTATGTTTTTACTTCATGTTTGTACTACTATTTCAAAAAATATTATTGTCTTCCATGTTAATCATCAAACAAGACTAGAATGTAAACATGAATCGGAAGCGATTAATACTTATTGTAAAAATTTAGGAATAGAATTTCAAGAGTTGACAGCAGTAGCTTTGTCTTTGAATATGGCTGATTTTGAAAATAATGCTAGAAAAGAACGCTATAGACTTTTTACAGAAGCTGCTAACATGCGCCATATTACTAAAATTCTAACAGCACATCACAAAGATGATCTTATAGAAACAGTTTTCTTAAAAATTTTAAGAGGATCATTAAATATTTTTATTCCTCATAAACGAGTATTAGATAATATTTCTTCTTTGGAAATAATAAGACCTATGCTTTTTATTTCTAAAGAAGAAATCGAATCCTATATTAAAGAAAACGACATATTATATATAGAAGATAGTTCTAATAAAAACACTATTTATCTTCGTAATTTTTTACGATTAAATATTATACCTCTATTAAAACAAAAAATAAATGGTTTTGATAACAAAATAATAAGCTTATCAGAATCGAGGGTAGAAGAAGAAGATTTTCTGTGCTCTTATACAAAAAAAAAAGAATCAGAATTATTCCATAATAATAAATGTTCCGTACAACAATTTCTTCAAGAGCATGTAATAATACAAAAACGATTGATACAATACAAAATAATACATGCTTTTGGAGTAAGTATTTCTCGTTCTCAATTGCTAAAAATTATTATTATGTTACAAGACAATCAAGATCATAGTATTGTATTATATAGTTCTTCTGGTGGTGAGATATTAAAAGAACAAGGTAAAATTGTAATTATTTTAAAAAATCAATATAAAATGCTTGAAAAAAAATCATTTATCATTCATACTAAAGTAATATCATTAGAATTATTAGAATGGAAAATAAAGCAAGTTGTTGGATATGGTCTATTTTATATGATAGAAGATGAGTTGTTTTTGAGATCACCTTATGTTGGAGAGCGTATTTCTTGGAATGAAGGTACTAAAACAATGAGACAAATTCTAAAAGACAAAAAAGTTCCACTATCTCAAAGATCTTTGGCACAAGTGATTATAAAAAATGATCTTGTTGTAGGTTTGTGTGCTTATAATTTTGTTTATATTATTCCTAGTGTAAGAGCTGTAGATAGTCAATTAGGACTATAT
- a CDS encoding DUF721 domain-containing protein: MHYKSSSFKALKQFVRLIEKRIPLNVKIVAEIRLIWKDIVGDKMAQRSQVAKCEYIPKKDENGQETGEIKRRLLVHVTDGSTQTALTAYVADYLEKIPNRFKIHALRFQQSHHPFIDLEPSYIPQVPFINVSEEDREQINQQVQALSMSPDMTQSMIDYLIICKNLQHKNEQ, translated from the coding sequence TTGCATTATAAATCGTCATCTTTTAAGGCTCTAAAACAATTCGTTCGTTTGATAGAAAAAAGGATACCCTTAAATGTCAAAATTGTTGCTGAAATCCGCCTAATATGGAAAGATATTGTTGGTGATAAAATGGCACAACGAAGTCAAGTAGCCAAGTGTGAGTATATTCCCAAAAAAGACGAAAATGGTCAAGAAACTGGAGAGATTAAAAGACGCTTGTTAGTACATGTTACTGATGGAAGTACACAAACAGCACTAACAGCTTATGTAGCAGACTATTTGGAAAAAATACCCAATCGATTCAAAATACACGCTCTTCGTTTTCAGCAATCTCATCATCCATTTATTGATCTAGAACCTTCGTATATACCCCAAGTCCCTTTTATAAATGTATCAGAAGAGGATAGAGAGCAAATTAATCAACAAGTCCAAGCCTTATCAATGTCTCCAGATATGACTCAATCGATGATAGATTATTTGATAATATGCAAAAATTTGCAACACAAAAATGAGCAATGA
- the flgG gene encoding flagellar basal-body rod protein FlgG, with the protein MMRSLWTAASGMVGEQFHIDTISNNLANINTTGFKRTRAEFEDLLYQTQRLAGTPSSEVTQNPIGIQTGLGVKVSGTQKFYTQGSLQQTGNVLDIAIEDEGFFAVEMPDGTTAYTRDGTFKIDANRDIVTSQGYYLLPKTQLPDDFEITSLSITPTGTVSVKVSGENDPREIGNITLQRFINPTGLTNLGENLVKESPASGSPVEGIPTQQGFGALRQSFLEMSNVSAITEMVDMIVAQRAYEFNSRAIQTSDNMLGSAVSLKR; encoded by the coding sequence ATGATGCGTTCACTATGGACAGCAGCTTCTGGAATGGTTGGGGAACAATTCCATATAGATACAATTTCAAACAATTTAGCAAATATTAACACCACAGGATTCAAAAGAACTCGTGCTGAATTTGAAGATCTTCTATACCAAACACAACGCCTAGCTGGAACACCTTCTTCGGAAGTCACCCAAAATCCTATTGGAATCCAAACAGGCCTCGGCGTAAAAGTATCAGGAACACAAAAATTCTATACGCAAGGTAGTTTACAACAAACAGGGAATGTTCTTGATATTGCTATCGAAGATGAAGGATTTTTTGCTGTTGAAATGCCTGACGGTACTACCGCATATACAAGAGATGGTACTTTTAAAATAGACGCAAATAGAGATATTGTTACCTCTCAAGGTTATTATTTATTACCTAAAACTCAACTTCCTGATGATTTTGAAATCACCTCGCTAAGTATTACTCCAACAGGTACTGTTAGTGTGAAAGTTTCTGGTGAAAATGATCCTCGTGAAATTGGTAATATCACTTTACAGCGTTTTATCAATCCAACAGGATTAACTAATCTTGGAGAAAATCTTGTCAAAGAAAGCCCAGCTTCAGGATCTCCTGTAGAAGGAATTCCAACTCAGCAAGGTTTTGGCGCATTGAGACAAAGTTTTTTAGAAATGTCTAATGTCTCTGCTATTACTGAAATGGTAGATATGATCGTTGCACAAAGAGCTTATGAATTCAACTCTCGTGCTATCCAAACAAGTGATAACATGTTAGGTTCTGCCGTGTCTTTAAAAAGATAA
- a CDS encoding tyrosine-type recombinase/integrase, producing the protein MKNIMNVKNSITQYLRRLKYEKNYSLNTIIAYQKDLVDLELYLGRDIKDVVYQEITNYLITLNKNSKESYGEFLSPKTMSRKISCFRSFYKDLQRLEIRDDDPMGLINLPKLVQKLPNIVSEDELDDVFAFFDNNDGSFPVLRDAMIFELLYSCGIRVSELCQLRINNIYIEEEIIRVLGKGNKERLIPMGNRLKQLIRKYFPVRQEYLKGILCNFVITSKFRKHVSRMFVWKVINQYSKNLDITKLHPHMLRHAFATHMLSHGADLRMIQELLGHNSLATTEIYTHVSRDELRDTLILHHPLALYK; encoded by the coding sequence ATGAAAAATATAATGAATGTTAAAAATTCTATAACTCAATATTTGAGACGCCTCAAATATGAAAAGAATTACTCTCTTAATACAATAATTGCTTATCAGAAGGATCTTGTAGATTTGGAATTATATTTAGGGCGGGATATTAAAGATGTTGTCTATCAAGAAATAACTAATTATTTGATTACGCTAAATAAAAATTCAAAAGAAAGCTATGGAGAGTTTCTTTCCCCTAAAACGATGTCTCGAAAAATATCATGCTTTAGATCTTTTTACAAAGATTTACAACGCTTGGAAATAAGGGATGATGATCCTATGGGATTAATAAATCTTCCTAAATTAGTGCAGAAATTACCTAATATCGTAAGTGAAGATGAGCTTGATGATGTGTTTGCATTTTTTGATAATAATGACGGTTCATTTCCTGTTTTAAGAGATGCGATGATTTTTGAATTGTTATATTCTTGTGGTATTCGTGTATCAGAATTATGCCAATTAAGAATAAACAATATATATATAGAAGAAGAAATAATACGAGTTTTGGGAAAGGGTAACAAAGAAAGACTTATTCCTATGGGAAATCGTTTGAAACAACTGATTAGAAAGTATTTTCCTGTACGACAGGAGTATTTGAAAGGTATCTTGTGTAATTTTGTGATTACATCAAAATTTAGAAAACATGTGTCAAGAATGTTTGTATGGAAAGTAATTAATCAATATTCTAAAAACTTGGATATTACAAAACTACATCCTCATATGTTAAGACATGCTTTTGCAACGCATATGTTATCACATGGTGCTGATCTGAGAATGATACAAGAGTTACTAGGTCATAATAGTTTGGCGACAACAGAAATTTATACACATGTCTCTCGTGATGAATTAAGAGATACTCTTATTCTTCATCATCCTCTTGCCCTATACAAATAA
- a CDS encoding flagellar hook-basal body protein, which produces MVKSLYTGASAMIALQESMNSISQNLSNVNTDGYKRETAVMKAFPEMLARRVNDDGQVKFPLGSFDKAPIAGKIGTGVEYNESYIRFEQGSLSQTEGQFDFALEGDGFFSIETPNGIRYARNGKFTISGDGFVVDNNGNYLLGEEGRLQVARNNFKVDKEANITINPTIPYDGFTTVVGNEWQPEQSLGKLKIVDFKHSRYLVREGNHLYAESKFSGKAQDLEKPRVLQGFLEKSTVQPVDEMVRMIEVQRLYEANQKVIQTTDDLLSQAVNKVLK; this is translated from the coding sequence ATGGTAAAAAGTCTTTATACTGGTGCTAGTGCTATGATTGCACTTCAAGAATCCATGAATTCTATTTCACAAAATTTATCAAATGTTAATACAGATGGATATAAAAGAGAAACCGCAGTAATGAAAGCATTTCCAGAAATGCTTGCTCGAAGAGTTAATGATGATGGACAAGTCAAATTCCCACTAGGATCTTTTGACAAAGCTCCTATCGCTGGTAAAATTGGAACAGGTGTAGAATATAACGAATCCTATATTCGTTTTGAACAAGGTAGCTTATCTCAAACAGAGGGGCAATTTGATTTTGCTTTAGAAGGTGATGGATTTTTCTCTATAGAAACACCTAATGGTATTCGTTATGCGAGAAATGGTAAATTTACTATTTCAGGAGATGGTTTTGTTGTTGACAATAATGGAAACTATCTCTTGGGGGAAGAGGGTCGTCTTCAAGTAGCTCGTAACAACTTTAAAGTAGACAAAGAAGCTAATATTACTATAAACCCAACTATTCCATATGATGGATTTACAACAGTTGTTGGTAATGAATGGCAACCAGAACAATCACTAGGCAAATTAAAAATTGTTGATTTCAAACACTCTCGCTATCTTGTTCGTGAAGGTAATCACCTTTATGCGGAAAGTAAATTTTCAGGTAAAGCTCAAGATCTTGAAAAACCTCGTGTATTACAAGGATTTTTAGAGAAATCTACAGTGCAACCTGTTGATGAAATGGTGCGTATGATAGAAGTACAACGCTTGTATGAAGCCAACCAAAAAGTAATTCAAACAACAGATGACCTTCTTAGCCAAGCTGTTAACAAAGTATTAAAATAA
- a CDS encoding ABC transporter permease, translating into MKNKIKYTLQNHLSLPLYLAIRRLLPKSNSPGVVLLPRLAFLSIVLGVSASILILSLTNGLHHNYLQKLAESDSHLSIISIGKGIPAYQEIIKNIKTHPEIVAAYPYSQNEALLKYYGETTGIVIKSYPQEFVKDRSFNTYFRLLKGEWSFNNPRTIAIGEALSKNMAIFVGDFVEIMTFDEVLGTIVYRFKVSGIFTANDGLLDKGLAFIGFDDASEIFDFEGYSPSIGIRVIDYQKSETIAQNLRQNYKIPFSISTWKITNLNTLLALANEKQIIRVLLIIFFCVAFFGILSVMTALVTDKRDEIALLKTLGMTPQENFRSFVFTGLILGIAASIVGTIIGIFISLNFNNLISSIEYIINFVLSIIGYITQKNINTFNFLNQNVYYLKKFPIRIQLIDIIFSSLSAILCTLLAAIYPAYISKNFKPAEILRKRAF; encoded by the coding sequence ATGAAAAATAAAATAAAATACACTTTACAAAATCATCTATCACTCCCTTTATATCTTGCTATTAGAAGATTACTCCCCAAATCTAATTCACCAGGGGTCGTATTACTTCCTAGATTAGCCTTCCTTTCTATTGTCTTAGGTGTCTCAGCCTCTATATTAATTCTATCATTAACAAATGGATTGCATCATAATTATCTCCAAAAATTAGCTGAATCTGATTCGCATTTGTCTATTATCTCTATTGGAAAAGGCATTCCTGCTTATCAAGAAATCATTAAAAATATCAAAACACATCCTGAAATAGTAGCAGCATATCCCTATTCTCAAAATGAAGCCTTACTCAAGTATTATGGAGAAACTACAGGTATTGTTATAAAATCTTATCCTCAAGAATTTGTAAAAGATAGATCATTTAACACTTATTTTCGATTACTCAAAGGAGAGTGGAGTTTTAATAATCCTCGAACTATTGCTATTGGGGAAGCCCTCTCCAAAAACATGGCTATCTTTGTAGGGGATTTTGTAGAAATTATGACTTTTGATGAAGTGCTGGGAACAATTGTTTATCGTTTTAAAGTGTCTGGAATATTTACTGCTAATGATGGATTATTAGACAAAGGATTGGCTTTTATTGGTTTTGATGACGCTAGTGAGATTTTTGATTTTGAAGGTTACTCACCTTCTATTGGTATAAGAGTAATTGATTATCAAAAATCTGAAACAATTGCACAAAATTTGAGACAAAATTATAAAATACCTTTTAGTATTAGCACATGGAAAATCACCAATCTTAATACACTCTTGGCACTAGCTAATGAAAAACAAATAATTCGAGTTTTATTAATAATTTTTTTCTGTGTAGCTTTCTTTGGGATTTTGTCAGTAATGACAGCTCTTGTTACCGACAAAAGAGATGAGATTGCTCTTCTCAAAACACTAGGCATGACCCCTCAAGAAAACTTTAGATCTTTTGTATTCACAGGTTTGATCTTGGGCATAGCAGCATCTATTGTAGGAACAATCATAGGGATATTCATAAGTTTGAATTTTAATAATTTGATTTCAAGTATTGAATATATTATTAATTTTGTATTATCTATCATTGGCTACATCACACAAAAAAATATAAACACTTTTAATTTTTTAAATCAAAATGTATACTATCTAAAGAAATTTCCTATTCGTATTCAATTGATAGATATCATCTTTTCTTCTTTGTCTGCTATTTTGTGTACTCTACTGGCAGCTATTTATCCAGCTTATATTTCTAAAAATTTTAAACCTGCTGAAATATTACGTAAAAGAGCTTTTTAA
- a CDS encoding ABC transporter ATP-binding protein: MNIISINNLSKSYNSPQGKISVLSNVFLNVNQGESVAIVGESGRGKTTLLYLLSGLDQADQGSILINNYQIDKLNETELALFRANNFGFVFQHHFLLNDLDALDNTILPLRISKKFTKNSLQEIIKLFHYFGLEKRLYHFPDELSGGEKQRLALIRALAIKPLIIFADEPTGSLDKDNAKLLEDLLFELTREQKTTLILSTHNKNLAQKCDKLYTIDDLEQQ, from the coding sequence ATGAATATTATTTCAATAAACAATTTATCAAAAAGCTATAATTCTCCTCAAGGTAAAATATCTGTATTATCCAATGTTTTTCTTAATGTAAATCAAGGTGAATCGGTGGCTATTGTAGGAGAAAGTGGAAGAGGAAAAACTACTTTATTATATTTGTTATCAGGATTGGATCAAGCTGATCAGGGTAGTATTTTAATTAATAATTACCAAATAGACAAATTAAATGAAACTGAATTAGCATTATTCAGAGCTAATAATTTTGGATTTGTATTTCAGCATCATTTTTTACTTAATGATTTGGATGCTTTGGACAACACCATATTACCATTAAGAATTTCTAAAAAATTTACTAAAAACAGTCTGCAAGAAATTATAAAATTATTTCATTATTTTGGATTAGAAAAACGATTGTATCACTTTCCTGACGAATTATCAGGAGGGGAAAAGCAACGATTAGCCTTGATTAGGGCATTAGCTATTAAGCCTTTAATTATTTTTGCTGATGAACCAACAGGATCTTTAGACAAAGATAATGCTAAATTATTAGAAGATCTATTATTTGAATTAACAAGAGAACAAAAAACAACTCTTATTTTATCTACTCATAATAAAAATCTTGCTCAAAAATGTGATAAATTATATACTATAGATGATCTGGAGCAACAATAA
- the ispE gene encoding 4-(cytidine 5'-diphospho)-2-C-methyl-D-erythritol kinase, which yields MHLIDSFTSTSKINLYLDIVGRDPIDGYHYIESIYYEIPWGDDFEIYSSQQDYVEFIDISLEEIPQENTVTKALKLFKEKFKITESYYIKIKKNVPMGAGLGGGSGDAGSLLKWLARRFDIEITNCISIAQKIGSDVPFFLYGKMALVEGKGEIVTPLENTLKGMHLVIIYPNIHVSTKKAFEIIAQNNCITNSKSQQLKNLKKNKLELDNLKKLIYNIFNNSLQILNQDLYEFRKNLDDFLSPDIIMMTGSGSSFILFYQDKENMDHIKKKIAHNINHSKIFIHSI from the coding sequence ATGCACTTGATAGATAGCTTCACCTCTACTTCAAAAATCAATCTTTATCTTGATATTGTAGGAAGAGACCCTATAGATGGCTACCATTATATAGAAAGTATTTATTATGAAATCCCTTGGGGAGATGATTTTGAAATTTACTCTTCTCAACAAGATTATGTTGAATTTATTGATATTTCTTTGGAAGAAATTCCTCAAGAAAATACGGTTACTAAAGCATTAAAACTATTCAAAGAAAAATTCAAGATCACAGAATCTTATTATATCAAAATTAAAAAAAATGTTCCTATGGGAGCGGGATTGGGAGGAGGTAGTGGTGATGCTGGCTCTTTATTAAAATGGTTGGCTCGTAGATTTGATATAGAAATAACAAATTGTATTTCTATAGCTCAAAAGATAGGGAGTGATGTTCCCTTTTTTCTATATGGAAAGATGGCTTTAGTAGAAGGAAAAGGAGAAATAGTTACTCCTTTAGAAAACACTTTAAAAGGAATGCATCTTGTAATTATTTATCCCAATATTCATGTATCTACCAAAAAAGCCTTTGAAATTATAGCCCAAAATAATTGCATCACTAATAGCAAATCACAACAATTAAAAAATTTAAAAAAAAATAAATTAGAACTTGACAACCTAAAAAAATTAATATATAATATATTCAATAACAGTTTACAAATTTTAAATCAAGATTTGTATGAATTTCGAAAAAATTTAGATGATTTTTTATCTCCTGACATTATAATGATGACTGGTAGTGGATCAAGTTTTATTCTTTTTTATCAAGATAAAGAAAACATGGATCATATAAAAAAAAAGATAGCGCATAATATTAATCATTCAAAAATTTTTATCCATTCTATTTGA